The Biomphalaria glabrata chromosome 7, xgBioGlab47.1, whole genome shotgun sequence region tgtgcggcccgcaccacccgcacattggtagctacgccactgctataaAGCTAATCGAACAAGTCtaattgattgttgttttttttcttggtataCATTAAAGAAAGAAAGCGTCGCGACATATTTGTATGTTTGtgttcattctattataaaagcTTCCACGTCCACTACAGATACGCTCAGATACTGCATAGGCGTAGCCTGAATCAGATGTCCTTAAGGTCCGAGAACGTCCAGTTCCCTATTATAggacctcttgaccaaggaaaggcttttatccatggccaggatgaggcatcggctcttcaccaatccctctgtcCGAAGTCCCGCCTTACCAGCTTCCACATCCACTACAGATACACTCAGATCTTGCAGAGGCGTAGCCCTTAAAATCGAGATCACTATGTAGTTAAGTGcatataagaagtaaagttgttatgaaacatataatttaatgtttagatggAAACTAAGAGCATTATAGTCTCATCATTATAGTTTTGCAATTTTTTAGATGCAttatctagaaagatctaggtaatcaatgtatttaaatgtacattagatgattaaaatcaacagacgtgAATTATTTCAATCCCCGATTTCGAAACATTGTCCCAATGGAAGCTAAACAggacattatttatttcatatatgtgcgtgaatatatagttctgtgattaacagcccattcttttaaaaaaatgcgcAAAATGGTATTGCACtctttctaaactttgaaaactaaagatcattacttttgctaagacagaaaagatcgaTTTATCTAGATtgggggcgacttcccttagagcttgaaaagGAGTTACGTATAtaacagggtttgaacccgggaccatcgataagtccgaacgacagtccagagctcaAAACGCACGATAAGTTAGCCATCCATCTTCGTGttgttcatttcattttttccccacaagATTGCAATCTTTTagccgtttttttttcccagtttTGAAATGACCCGACAATCATAGTCCTGTGTCCTTTCAGATACAGTCGTTCtaaattttagttttggcataaaagaaagtatgtgggaggagatagctaaagaccggacagcatggagacagacttgTGCATGCTAGTACGAACCTCGCCGAGAGCTAAAGAAAcaaagcggccttaatcaagagaaagaaaaagaaatctgcCCTATCAGCAAGCCCTAGGACAGATACATATACATGCacaaactgtggcaaactctgaaAATGTTGCGTACCGTTTTAAATAGACATAAAGTTCCAGTTTAAGTGACCTTGTAAAATTATTAGCAGCACTGTTAATAGAAAAACTTGATTGCGCAGAGGTCATGCTATAAACATTCTTACAATGATGAAGcaatagaagaaatagttaaaATGAGATATTTTGGTTATCATCAGTTTTATGAAGGagaagtttctttttttaaaaaaataattttctttatgttcttatttaaacttaaagaaacattcaaaattattctttaatgtgatacaaaaaaaaaaaaaaaaacagttattaACAGATTGATTACAAAGTAAAACCATATTCACTATAAAAATGTGTTCCTATAGCGGATGTCAGGTTTACTGTCAGGTCTAGGAAAGGGTTGACACTGAGCAGTTGACATGATCTTGTTGACGTGACCCAGTTGAAGGCCGTACAGTAGTGAGTTGACCTACGTTGAAGACATTCCTGGAGGCAGTTGTTCAAGTCGCTGACGATCAGGGTGATGATTGGCTCATTGGTCAGTTTAGTGTCCCCTAGTCTGTTAAAATAGACCTCTTCAAAGCTGGAATTACTCACTAAGACTTCTATCTCACAAACATGTAGGTGTTCTATACTTGCAagtctgaaacaaaaaaatgcataaaatTTCAGTCGAATAAAGTGTTGAAATGATATTAAAAGTTATAGAGGCTTTTTCCTCTAAATGTGTCTACGTGTGTGCTTCAAAACAAACATCTTGTGGAGCCAAGACGGACACTTCAATAAGTTACGAGTTTACACTAGATAAGTGTaacgatcacacttgccggggattataaataccaataattcaatgaagtgaagaaagagacatctctctgtattttcttaaaacttctttaataacacttcttcaactttcacataaaataacttctcaattcagtaacaacttgacttgatacttcttaaataaaacttaaagatacatgaaacttcacttcACTTCAACTTCAACcaataaaagtttaattaaatggACCCGCttatatcacaaaacttaactAAACCTTTACTAAGAGATGACTTAagccagtgatgctcaaccttattcgACCTGAGCGCCATTTCAACTATCGAAACGCTTGTCgagggccacatcaacaaaaaggtatgaaaaatgaaatcaaaatttacctgaaactatttgaaactattggatctagtacttacattaattaatgagattgttaaagtctatcattttttacgggtcttaaaagttaaaatggtttcatttctctacttaaaatgtgagcaacattttagCTACCTTTACCAgctacttattttcttgtctcttttcggCAAATATTCTCATCGGTCTTCCAATCTCTAGGTGTAGTTTAACCAACCTTTTAGACGTgtctcaaaccaagaaggcctttatatttgttttataatgtcactgtatatgttgtttttttttttgtttgaaacagcaagactttctttagaaaacaaatatgttggcttattatcatgttccacaaaaaagatacattcacttttcctggtgCATTCAGAGTTCCATTTTATAAACTCATAATCGCCcactcgttaaaggtcatgtATTAATTCATCACagaaaagtgagggccctaacgaaggtaaagatacatttacaacaatttttaaggggggaggattttctacttcttgtgccgacgtttcgccgggccggatggaaccacatcgcgggccggttctggcccgcgggccgtactttgggcatcacagACTTAAGCTATAACTAAGCGAGGatcatcgctctacaagaactactactgtgcgaggaccccgtctaactgactttcccttaatttatacctttcttcATCGTACATTTTaataactttgaccttctagaacagggtcgattgacgatttgctgGGGTTGCCTAAGatcatcgaaaatatggattgttattgtctattcttctattgctgtgtgggtgggggtcgcggcagagtgggggattataataaggggtcgccgagcaaaaaaggttgagaaccgctgttctagaagctgacgtgtgctattttttttctcttaacccctttctttgattggatacctaaaattaacttgtttacgctggacacttgcactgatTTGAACTCgattctagaaactggtcgaaataggtcacagactcgactcgtgacaataAGTCTACCCAACTTATCATAAGAAGTATGTGTCTATCAATACACTAGATAAGTCTACCTACCATATCATTAGACGTATATATCTGCAATACACTAGATAAGTCTACCTACCTCATAAGACATTAATATTTACCATCACACTAGATAAGTCTACCTACCTCATAATAAGACGTACATATCTACCAACAATTGGTGCCGTGCAGTTATAGAGAAAAGTTCCAGCACCAGGCGAAGCTGTTTGATGGTAGCAGACGTGACCTGAGATGTCAGCGAAGTTGACAAGTTTGCTTGGATCTTGTTCAAACACATCAATATCGAAGTTACTGAGTCTCGCGGGAATGTAAGGGGAACCATCCTGTCTACATCAATgagatatttacataaaaagatCAATGAGATTTATTTAGCAATTCATGAGATACAGAAATGTAATCATTCATAAACCATTAATAGTAACTATTAGAATAGTCTTCATATGTTTGGCTACTCTGCAACAGTTACTATAGTTTTATTGTTGGTTTTTGAtcattttaatgtattttgtctTATTCAaagtgccaccaccaggtttataacagtattgttatgactttgatTTTATGTGCATATTTTGTAAAAGAAGGCAAACAGTAGTAACATATTGACATGCTTAACGTATCTAAAcactataaaatattttgaaggaaaaacaagaataatataaaaataattttaaacacagacaaacaaagcttatattgagtgtagTTGCATGAacttgcatcaattagtttgtataagtcatttaattaaatttgtaacagatcaagaccaataacaataaatctgtgctattagaaatatttctaccaATAGTTTTTTGCTTAGTGCAATTTAATTCTTTTAGCTTTTCAATAACCAGTGATCATATCATTTATCAAGCTAGaacagttgggaaaggggggggggtggtggtgAAAGAAAGGGGTATCCTGTCAATGTTACCGTGGTCGTTTttcaaatgcatttataaaaaaaaaagttgaacgaccCAATCTCGAGCGCTaaggcctcctcaagccaatacactaccCACTGTGCCAGGAATgagcttataaaaatagaaggttttatagttatagattgttaatttcaaactgttatctacaaagtataaaggggacttattcaACTCATatcaccacatcagtcaagtaaaatttcgcttccttgttcaagataccaaacgaAATCAGTAAtcttttttaaatcattcttgTTTcgtcatttaaaataaataattgtgtaacatTTCAGCTTTATCAGAGTTTGGGTgctggagaaataacgtgtacttactttttaacatacatacagagtgagtggatattgttaggcgcttccgcggtgtcgaatgcaaacaaaccaaaatggaggtaacactcaatgAAATGTAGAATCCactaacaccggcgaaaggcctaACAATCAATGGAAGTTAGTCGACACTGATACTGAATATCGGACAAGTTTAGTAACAATGAAGGGAACAGTCGAATGTCAGCTACGTTCATAAAATGCTACTTATTTCTACAATCACGTGCACACGGGGCGAgaaactttattggcgcccccacccacccccattttccatgaacatcacagaGAACTATAGGGTTCTAACTAAAaagtacttaataataataagtattttataataatagaatACAAATAGCCGTAGAATGcactaactaaaatatctacaataatttttttgggGCGCCTCCCTACGCCTCAGCCCACTAGGGAATAGAAAGGCTGGGAGAACAATACATAAAGGGAGATCAGTATAACAAAGAGTAAAGACTGAAGAGTGGACATGGGCCCAATTGCCCTGAACAGAAACTGTAATGACTCAATACTAAGACGCTTAGAAGTTGGGTTTAATTGTGTATTTCCTTAGTGACTCGACGGTACAATAAAAACTTAGAACAGAAATAGGTTAGAGATAAAATAACGGATGCATAGAAAGGACGTTTTCTTCAACTGACGACTTGAACTGTGCCCTTCTAATTTGAATAAATGCAGCATTTCTAAAAGGCCGGATTAATTTGTTCTATTTCAGTTGCTTCTGTTGATGGTGTGTTTGATGGTGTGTTTAGCTGAGGAACTCGCGACTACAAATAATATCATTTCAAGTAAGCAGACTCATAACTTGTTCAACAACACCCCCACTCGACTTACCAACCATCAACAAACCCGATGGCGAAGATCTTTGCAGGCTTCATACCACTGAGACCCAAAGTCTAGTGCTGGACTCAATCAATCTTAAGACAGAGAtacatttgaaatgtaaataaagacTAAATCTACCTGTTCGTTAGTTTAATTTGCTCCACAACGAACTGACCACGTAGGTCCACCATCCACCACGGTTTTAGTTCTTGCAGGGTGTGCTGACAATGTCCATGTGTTCCATCTGGGTCGTAGTCACCGTCCACGGCAAGGCTGGCGTAAAATGGCAAATAAGTGGTGCTTTGAGTGGCTGATTTGAACCGGGCAGCGTTGTAGAGGCCAAGTGTAGCTGTTGTCACCATAAGACTGGAAACGAATAATGGGAACATGGCAGGCATACTAAAATGTCAAGATGGAATCATAGAAAACTGGCTAAAAGACAAATATTTCCTTTCATGTCACTGAAGGTGAAAAGTCTAGGAGCCTGATTGATCAAAATAGTGCGAGTGttcgtctgtgtctgtgtgtaatAAAACGTGTGCACAGTATTGgcgtttctaaaaaaatattttaaacaacatCATTACTacttactaaaaaatatttacagattttaaaaaatatgacacagtatttaatatatatatccCTGTCAGTcagtaggctatatatataaacgAGTGTTAATTTAATATCAATATTTAAACTGCGGCCAAATAATTGACATGCCCGagcgtaatatttatttatcccacacatacacacatactcgCACGCTTATCCGTTTACTTGCATGCacgcaaacacatacacacacctatAAAGGACAAAGGCTTGTTGCGATCGGTTCTTataataatgacaataataatttaatgtctATAGCGCTGTTAACAGACGTAATGTTGGTTCTAGGCGCTATGATGTACAGTTAAATATTATGAAGGGGTTACCCGTAGTGTTGACAGAGCCCAGGACGACCACGTCTATCAATGATGAATTAATACAGAATCTAATTAGTTCAAGTACTTTTGTCGTGGAATTTGCAATCACATAATAAAATGCATTCTATTATGGTCTTCTTCATCAAATTTtcttaagagttgagtctatgaCTCTTTGAATTTTCGGCCTGTCTTaaaagttgagtctaagactcttggaactctaggcctatggaagcttgtcttaaaagttgagtctaagactcttggaactctaggcctatggaagttCGTCTTAAGAGttaagtctaagactcttggagcTCTAGGCCAATGGAAGTTTGtcttaagagttgagtctaagactcttggaactctaggcctatggaagttCGTCTTAAGAGttaagtctaagactcttggagctctaggcctatggaagcttgtcttaagagttgagtctaggactcttggaactctaggcctatggaagcttgtttTAAGAGCTAAGTCTACGAAGTTTGAAACtcaggcctatggaagcttgtcttaAGAGCTAAGTCTACGAAGTTTGAAACtcaggcctatggaagcttgtcttaAGAGCTAAGTCTACGAAGTTTGAAACTCAGGCCCATGGAAGCTTGTCTTAAGAGTTGAGTATAAGACTCtcggaactctaggcctatggaagttTATCTTAAGAGCTAAGTCTATGAAGTttgaaactctaggcctatggaagcttgtagtgatgggaactaaactaattttttttagttaaactaaaactaagtttgaactaaaaaaaagtaattaaacttttagttaatcacaaattgaaaaaattagttaaactaaactaagaaactttagttaaacttttactaactattttgaccttttttaaggacgaaacagccaaacatgaaaaatataaagcacaatcaatctctttagcaaaatgtaataaacatttatttgtgcacatgaaaaaatatttaaatgtctttatgggatagatgtagatcttaatagaatcactagattagactagaatgatactattatttatagaaagaaattagaagtaattgtctaagttctaatataagttacctttagaagtaatgataaaactacATGTTGCCTCTATAACTAACTAGACtaaattctagaatattctggatctaataattactaatatcttctacaaacgaaatgatcagaaatataatctggatctagaattagatctagcactagacctagatcaaataattaatattttaatctaaaaataatctaagaaatactagttactactactagatctaaaatctagatagagtctagtagatatcttagtaactcaagatctagatattttagattataataattatgattaaaactagatgtagatctagatatgggtatttagatctatatactctagaagataatactagatctaatagatctagatagtagatataagaataattataatagaagtagatgtatatctagtctagatttagttaatttagtattagaagatctagtatagtgacgaatattattattattatagtcattatagatctatcatctatgcatcttaggtgttagtataggcctaataagtaatctagatataggcctatcaagatctaatctagactctaattctagaatagtagaatctctaaacgaatagatctagtctaataaagtaaagtaatatagatttcaattaatagatctatattattgacttatacttttaaatttacatttagatctaagactaagactactaagagttagactctacttaagactaagagactaaaataatgtaatatagactattatgactatagatctaatagtagtaaatagtaatagactagacgtcactagactctaactctagatctatctagtaaaaagttttaaaataaaaagagtcgacatttcttttagatctatagtaaagaaaaattctttgcctgcagctatacaggaacacactggtgtttaatgaaaagcagcaaaatgtagatctatagaagcaaggaattatcaggatttatcaagcagcgaaactggctagaaatataatgaacacgtttatttttctcgcctttcaaataccttgaattggcgggaaAAGTGcccattatagggtaaaggtcaaaaagctttctagtgacctgtgcaccctctagtttattGTCCTCTCTATTCCTCAGTAAATATATTCTCTAAATTACattgatctaaatatttattggtatgtatgttaaaaagtttgtaaaatttgtaattaaacttttagtttgtaactaaaaaaaataattaaactaggattttaactaaatttttttttttaaattaaactttggccttaactaattttttttagttaaactaaaagttagcagctttttagttaacttttgcccatcactagaaGCTTGTCTTAAGAGCTAAGTCTATGAAGTTTGAAACTCTAGACCTACGGAGTGTGCCACCATTTACCTGTCCGAACAAgcttctgtctgggaaagatccaagcagatgtaacTTATTAAATCCCTATTACCGAACGCACCGGTAAAACTCCCATATGTTCgcttctctgtaccacatcagccgTAAAGGTGTCCGCCATAGAAAAACAGCCCTTTTGAAGAACGGTGTGTGGATGCTGAGGCTTTCTTCCATCCTTGCCAGTTCATTGGACTTGGTCTTAAGGCAACCAACGGGGATACATTTTGCTTCCCTATTGGCCTAATCGTCTCTTCTAACGACTCCGCTCGAGCACCACAGTGGTTATTGTCAAGGAAGATTACAAGTCTACAAGGAAGACTACATGTCTACAAGGAAGACTACATGTCTACAAGGAAGACTACATGTCTACAAGGAAGACTACATGTCTGTTTGAGGACTATCACTAGCGTCTTGTCGTCGCCCGTATTAAAACTCAAACAATGTCTCCAACTATTCCTTCTAAATTTAAATCTTTATAAACTAAGGCTAAATAGATCTCTGACTCGTTCTTTTGTCTCCTTTCTCCTGTGTCCTctttctgtccccccccccccccccgccccccaaaccccaaaataaaaaaaaaggaaaaaaaaaactcgttgTCCAAGGGAAATAAGCATCACATTTCCAATGCGGTAGCAACAAATTGTTGTCTCTCTTGAAACTTGCATCATATTTAGTAATAGTTCTCGACCGTCGACGCAATGTCTCCTTCTACTACTCTGATGAAAGGTACGTTGCTAGTGCACTCGGTTTAGGTCGCACTGCTAGTGGGCCTCAAGATATAAAGAAgggaattgtttgttttttaagcgGAAGTCTGTTGATGCCAGACGTCAGGGAGGCTGTAGTCGAAGTGAAATGGGTAGCGTACATTTAGCGTTCCGTAAGCTTCCTAGACATATTCGTACAGATGTCTTTAACTGATTTTTTCAGCTCAATCCAAGCGCCGATAGCACGGATGTGTCTCATGGACGATTcatcaccagactagaaataaaCGTTtggacatttcaccaaaaggaagaaacaatgaCCTTCTAACTTAAGTAGCAAGTAGATCTCGACATTCGTGAGTACACCTAGACTCATAATAGAGATttagggacacgcgtaggacgtaatcatcttcttattaagtaacgtctgtattttataagataagacacaagctaggctagtagacgcAGAGTTTTTCTATTGAGTCCTGATCCATGTTTCGCAATTTTATtgcataaaaagaaatatctttGAATCATGTGCGAGGCCCCTACCATTCGGAGGCTCTAAGTAGCTGCCTAGTTTGACCATGCATTAGACTTAGACCGGCCCTGCACACGTGGTTCATCTGTTGAAACGCAGTTGGCTAAAACCTTACCCTCCCAGTCTGGTGTAGGTAGAGCAGTTAAAAATCTCATCCAAACACTTACTAAACTCTCTGTAAAAAGAACCAAATCATTGAGACAGCTTTGTTATGATCCTCATAGACAAGTGTCACCCATTTCAACTGATGTATTCTGATTAGGATCAAGTTGTCGGATTATCtgaataaatttagaaagccttcaggatagaagacttaaaagtaaagtagcaattatacataaaacactgaaccataatcttcaaatacaaaaataaaatctaacaaggttacaaaagacagtttgtgtggaaacacaaactcaaaattggcccccgaagtaaaatgttttacataattcggataatccttcagagttgaagatagtttacttcctagtccaaacctcccgcaggacgatgggggatgggagcaggcagggtttgaaccttcgatcgtcgataaatccaaacgacagtccagcgcgcaaaccgcacgaccagacacgGATTTGAATTGTGGGAATTATTCTATGGATTtctcttttgtaaaaaaaatcctacAAGATTGAAGAGATGAAGCATATGAAGAGATGAAGCAGATGAAGAGATGGAGCAGATGAAGAGATGAAGCAGATGAAGAGATGAAGCAACTCAGTTGGGGTGCCTGAGATAAACCTACCTTCCCCGTCTCATCTCTTTATACAACACTGACAGTTTAACCCATTGTATCCTCTATAAAAAAGAACTGAGTTACATAGGCTACCTCTTTATAATCCTAAAGGACTATTGTCATCCATTACAATTCTTGTATTCTCATAATGAGACAAGACTATGAAAAAAACAAGGCAAAATCAAATTTGTTTCAACATATTGATAGTATCTCTTCTGATAAGAAATACTAAGTAAACAGGGGAAACAAGATGCTTAACCTAGACATTGTATGATTGTAAAATGAAATCGTGTTTGAAATCATTTTgagcaaaatattttgacaataattaaacttttaatgtaagggaataaaataatattaataataaagaaTGAAAATAGTCTGCGTATACACTATGTAAGATGTTTACACATAACAATAACATATTTATTCAAGTATATTAAAAACATTAGGGTATGGGAGGGAATGGATGGTGTGTTCTGGTTGCGGTATATACATACCTAAACTATCGGATATACTTCATAGAGTGAACTCATACTGTTATAATCAGTATGGGCTtagccaaggggggggggggggggctggggtTCAAACCCACCTACCCCCAAATTAAATCGCCCCTTCCGcagggggatcggaatttagtgactgatttttttgctttgattttgtttattttatgtgagattttaatactaaaccattacttgcactagcacagccaagggggttttgagtttaaaaccacctacCAGGGGATCTTGCAGTTAAATccacctcttctataaaactaacaaaaaaaaacaaaaactgcaaacgacaatcccgcaattccaagagcacagctaaggaagattttgattttaaaaccccctccgaaatttacgataaaaccccctcttcaatataacaaggaaattacacactcaaaattctatgagcgtagcaaagGGGTTTTAGATTAAACCCCCATTCATATGGGttttaagctaaaaaatacctcttcaatataaaaaaggaaatttcGCTCTCAAAATGCAATGAATGTAGCAATACTACAATGTCCATATAATGTCCATGTTTCCAGTTAGCAATAATACAATGTCCATATAACGTCCATGTTTCCAGTTAGCGATACCATAATGTCCATATAACGTCCATGTTTCCAGTTAGCGATACCATAATGTCCATATAACGTCCATGTTTCCAGTTAGCGATACCATAATGTCCATATAACGTTCATGTTATAGTTAGCAATAATACAATGTCCATATACTGTCCATGTTCCTAGTTAGCAATACTAGAATGTCCATATAACATCCATGTTATAGTTAGCAATACTACAATGTCCATATAATGTCTATGTTCTAGTTAGCAATACTACAATGTCCATATAATGTCTATGTTCTAGTTAGCAATAATacaatttcggacactcattggTTGCCCCACTCAAGTAGAGGCCCGGGGTAATTTTCACATTTCGACCCCCTTACACCCTAGCCGCGCCACTGCCAATAGCATTACAAttctaatctttttttctttttttcttttttactttctcttttatcttctctaattttatcttatcttgtcttattgTTACTtgtattgaacttttttttatttcttaaggaAATAGAAcatgatatttaaaaacaaattaacaaaaaagttacaaaaatcCTTCATATATTTGGAAtattaacaaaatttttattCTCTACAAAAGCAAATTGTATTCACTATAAAAGTGTGTTCCAACGACAGATGTCAGCTTTCCTGTCAGGTCTAGGAAGGGGTTGACACTGAACAGTTGACATGACCTTGATGAGGTGACCCAGTTGAAGGCCGTACAGTATGTGGAGGATCTACGCCCGAGACACTCCTGGAGGCAGTCGTTCTGGCTGTTGACCACTAGTGTGTCCAAAGGTGTCTCTGTCAGTTGTGTGTTTGCCTTCTTATTAAAATAACTCTCTTCAAATCTGGAGCCACTGACTAGCACTTCAATTTCACAAACatgtaaataattaatattactaagtctgaaaagaaaaaaaaaggaagtgtatgtctgtgtgtttgaTAAAGTGTTAatctaaaccaggggttctcaacctgtggatcgcaaCCCCCTTGGGGCtagattgacgatttgccaggggtcgccaaagaccatcgaaaaaatgaattgttattgtctattcttcaattGTTGTATGTGTgagcggaggggggggggggagtcgcagaagagtgggggattgtaaaaaggggttgccgagcataaaaggttgagaaccgctgatctaaacaatgaataaaaatCATATTAGTAAATGCTAAAGTCATTTAGGCTGTTTTCACCAAATGCGGTATTACTATGTggtattttacgtctcgagagacgatcttttccctttgcaacttcttgtgtgactaaagaggccaatccttgataaacAGCTGCTattgcaggttgggcatatgtaatcaccaggcgccgttacatttttcacccttctttctgcttc contains the following coding sequences:
- the LOC129927151 gene encoding fucolectin-1-like; the encoded protein is MPAMFPLFVSSLMVTTATLGLYNAARFKSATQSTTYLPFYASLAVDGDYDPDGTHGHCQHTLQELKPWWMVDLRGQFVVEQIKLTNRQDGSPYIPARLSNFDIDVFEQDPSKLVNFADISGHVCYHQTASPGAGTFLYNCTAPIVGRYVRLIMRLASIEHLHVCEIEVLVSNSSFEEVYFNRLGDTKLTNEPIITLIVSDLNNCLQECLQRRSTHYCTAFNWVTSTRSCQLLSVNPFLDLTVNLTSAIGTHFYSEYGFTL
- the LOC129927152 gene encoding uncharacterized protein LOC129927152; the encoded protein is MYTLLLDNDGVSDIPRRLRNFDIDIFQQDPRQLANFPNITGNLCYHQTSSAGNETYLYNCTAPVVGRYIRLIVRLSNINYLHVCEIEVLVSGSRFEESYFNKKANTQLTETPLDTLVVNSQNDCLQECLGRRSSTYCTAFNWVTSSRSCQLFSVNPFLDLTGKLTSVVGTHFYSEYNLLL